From Epinephelus lanceolatus isolate andai-2023 chromosome 2, ASM4190304v1, whole genome shotgun sequence, one genomic window encodes:
- the LOC117258853 gene encoding C-type lectin domain family 18 member A-like: MGSGPASRCLDLFVVLSLLPACIYTNRINRDTPELHKSTITGLGVKEHSQIVAQHNRLRSRVKPMAANMQKMEWNEKLALLAKERAASCHTDPPPQHSSSFTHVGWNIHLSAYGDTSFSDVIQSWFEEGEDFLYLSGHCRENATCQHYTQLVWATSSHVGCASQLCLREGDLWEIFVCAYYPGGNWEVNGRLVMPYKTGLYCSLCTSSMSGCFRLWDHVGGLCEIPRNPCRMSCGQHGHLNISSCKCTCDLGFTGRLCQVRCSVQCVHGRFKEEECSCLCDVGFGGAECAEKVQFPFHSCDVMIDGDCFMVSSEADTYYGAKSHCQERGGILAQIYNQKVQDILAFYLSQLETSNEVTNTDFETRNFWIGLTYKPLKDSFRWDTGEIPRFSSFAFGQPDNQGFGNCVELQASSAFNWNDQRCKTQNRYICLHAAEHIARWEDGR, from the exons ATGGGGTCTGGACCAGCGTCCCGGTGTCTGGATCTGTTTGTCGTTTTGTCTCTGCTGCCCGCGTGCATCTACACGAACCGGATTAACAGAGACACACCGGAGCTCCACAAGTCCACCATCACCG GGCTCGGGGTGAAGGAGCACTCGCAGATTGTTGCACAGCACAATAGACTGCGCAGCCGGGTCAAACCCATGGCAGCTAACATGCAAAAAATG GAGTGGAATGAGAAATTGGCCTTACTTGCAAAGGAGAGGGCGGCATCGTGTCACACAGACCCTCCTCCTCAACACTCCTCATCTTTCACACATGTTGGCTGGAACATACATCTCTCTGCATATGGTGACACCTCGTTTTCTGATGTTATTCAATCTTGGTTTGAGGAGGGAGAAGATTTTCTCTACTTGAGTGGGCACTGTAGGGAGAACGCCACCTGTCAACACTATACACAG CTGGTGTGGGCCACTTCGAGTCACGTGGGCTGTGCCAGCCAGCTGTGTCTGAGAGAAGGAGACCTCTGGGAAATCTTTGTCTGTGCATATTATCCTGG GGGGAACTGGGAGGTAAATGGTCGCCTGGTGATGCCTTATAAGACGGGGCTGTACTGCTCTCTCTGCACCTCCTCCATGTCTGGCTGCTTCAGACTATGGGACCATGTAGGTGGATTATGTG AGATTCCACGGAATCCTTGTCGAATGAGCTGTGGTCAACACGGCCATCTTAACATCTCTTCCTGCAAGTGCACGTGTGACCTGGGCTTCACCGGACGTCTCTGCCAGG TACGGtgcagtgtgcagtgtgtaCATGGTCGTtttaaagaagaagaatgctCCTGCTTGTGTGATGTTGGCTTTGGTGGTGCTGAGTGTGCAG AGAAAGTGCAGTTTCCCTTCCACAGCTGTGATGTGATGATAGATGGCGATTGCTTCATGGTGTCTTCAGAAGCTGACACCTACTATGGAGCCAAGAGTCACTGTCAG GAACGAGGGGGTATTCTAGCCCAGATCTACAATCAGAAGGTTCAGGACATCCTGGCGTTTTATCTCAGTCAGCTGGAGACAAGCAACGAGGTCACcaacactgactttgagacacGAAACTTCTGGATCG GTTTGACATATAAGCCTCTGAAAGACTCATTTCGCTGGGACACAGGAGAGATCCCTAGATTCAGCAGCTTTGCCTTCGGGCAACCTGACAACCAAGG CTTTGGAAACTGTGTAGAGCTGCAGGCGTCAAGTGCCTTTAACTGGAACGACCAGCGCTGTAAAACGCAGAACCGATACATTTGCTTGCATG cTGCAGAGCACATTGCCCGGTGGGAGGATGGCAGGTGA